The genomic region GCCAAAAAGTTGGGTTAAGCAACTCTCATTGAATCCTGGAGACGAAATTGAGATTTTCCAAGATAATAACTTAAGGCTAATTTTATCCCCTAAGGCTAGAGAAGGAGAGAATAGAGTAACTAAGGCAACAATAAGCTGTGAAAATGCTACTCCATCATTTGCTGTAAGGGAGTTTATAGCATATTATATGGCAGGATACGATACCGTGTCCTTCGTCTGTAGTAGGCTTAAGGCAGAAGATAGGACAATAATAAAGGACATGATTAGAAAAAGGCTTCTAGGTTCTGAAGTTATAGAAGAAGACTCTAACGCAATTACGGTGCAATTCTTAGTTAATGAGAAAGATTTACCAATATCAAAAGCAATTACTAGAGCGGCATCGATTGCACAGAACATGGTCAAAGATTCTATAGAAGCACTAAAGAACAAGGACGAAGAAATAGCTAAAGAAATCCTTGAAAGAGACGATGAAGTAGATAGGTTCTATTTTTACGTTTCCAGGCAATTAACATTGAGCGTTTCATCATTTGAAATTTTAGAGGATGAAGGATACAATATTACACAACTAGTCGATATTCATTCTGCAATAAAGTCAATAGAAAGGATAGCAGATCATGCAAGCAGAATTGCCAGCTTAATACCTGAAGTTAAAGACACTGATGCATCAAAGCCAGTAGAACTAGGGGAAAAAGCTTTAGAG from Acidianus ambivalens harbors:
- a CDS encoding phosphate uptake regulator PhoU, yielding MPSSITRKIQLTGGSTYIISLPKSWVKQLSLNPGDEIEIFQDNNLRLILSPKAREGENRVTKATISCENATPSFAVREFIAYYMAGYDTVSFVCSRLKAEDRTIIKDMIRKRLLGSEVIEEDSNAITVQFLVNEKDLPISKAITRAASIAQNMVKDSIEALKNKDEEIAKEILERDDEVDRFYFYVSRQLTLSVSSFEILEDEGYNITQLVDIHSAIKSIERIADHASRIASLIPEVKDTDASKPVELGEKALELFKDAFESFINERRDIANKIIERDVELANLHKQISSEILNSDIKHKSALLLVSDSFRRISRYSIDLAETTINIIAKKTTGF